From the genome of Streptococcus oralis:
TGATGGCTTCCTCTGTCTTGTGCCCTTTTTCAGCTACCTTTTCATCCAAACCGATGATATAGGTATAAGAAAGGTCAAAAGCTTTGGTTGCATAGTTCCCCAAGTGCAAGAGTTCTTTTTTGGCATTTCCTAGAGCGATGGAAGGAGATTGCTGGATAAGTTGCTCGTCGAGATAGAGGGGCTCGTACTTGACAACCTCGTCTTCACCAGGGATGAGCTTGGTTACAAAGTAGGCCAAGGCTCCGATGAATGGAAATTGTACAATGGTGTTACTTACGTTAAAGGCACCGTGAGAGAAGGCGATTGTCATCTCAGGTGAGAGGTGAAGGAGTGCCTGGAAGTACTCGATCATAGCAGTGAAAGGGCCTAATAAGATTAAGCAAAGAATAGTTCCTAAAACGTTAAAGGTAACGTGGGTTGCCGCAACGCGTTTCGCTGAGACATTGGCTCCAGCTGCCGCAATGATAACGGTTAGAGTTGTCCCGATATTATCCCCGAAGAGAACCGGTAGCGAACCTTTAAGGTCAAGGAAGCCACCTGCATAGAGACCTTGTAGAATCCCGATAGTTGCCGAAGAGGCCTGAATGAGGACGGTAATCACTGCACCGGCTACTACTCCTAAAATAGGATTTTGTCCCAAGGTTACCATATACTCCTTGAATTGTGGTAAATCTTTAAGCGGGCTCATACCGGCACTGATGAGGTTGAGGGCGTAGAAGATTCCCCCGACACCAAACAGGATGCGCCCGATATTGTTTGCTGTTCTGTTTTTTGTAAAGAAGAGGAACATGGTTCCAAGGAAAATCAAGGGTAAAGCATACTCACCAAGCTTGAAACCGATGATAAAGGATGTAACGGTGGTTCCGATGTTGGCTCCCATGATAATTCCGATAGCCTGTCTAAGGGTTAGAAGACTAGCGCTGACTAGCCCAACCGTGATAACTGTAACCCCTGTACTTGACTGAATCAGGGCAGTCACGACGATTCCGACTAGAACACCTAAAAAGGGATTGCTAGTGTACTTGTCAATGTAAAAACGAAGGCGATCTCCAGCAGCTTGTTGCAAACCGTCTCCCATGGTCTTGATACTGTATAAAAACAGTCCTAGACCTCCTAAAAAGTGAAATAAAATTTCCTGCCAATTAATGGACATTTCTTTTTCCTCCGAAAAATAATAACGGAATTTCTCCTATTCTATTTTAAAGGATAAAAGTAAATCTCACAAGTGTTTAGCTGAAATTTTCATAAGAAACAAGAACTTTCGTTTAAAATGAGAGATAGATTACCTATAAGAGAAATGATTTATAGGATTGTGTCCAAATTTTACTGATTATTATCCTAGTTATAGTTTTTATGTTAAATAGATTGACATCGCTTTCATATAGGATAAAATGAAGATGATCCTGTTCTGGTGGTGTGCACTGAGAACAGTTACTTTTTATCAAAAAGTAAAGCGCTTACTTTATATTTTATTAGGAGGATAAGATGAAAGATCTATTTTTTGAAAAACGTTGCCGTTACAGTATTCGTAAGCTGTTAATCGGAGCTTGTTCCTTGATGATTGGTTCAGTTCTATTTGCGAGCCCAGCTCTTGCCGAACAAGTCGCAGTCCCTGAAACAGCTGCAAATACGAGCGCCCAAGCTACAAGAGCTAGTGAAACAGCTAATCCAGATACTGCAGCCCTTGAAAAACAATTAGAGGAAACAGAGAACAAAGTAGCTGAGCAACCAATTTCAGAAAACACTCCAGCAATAACGGATTTGGTCAATGAAAAAGAAGAGGCAAAACCCGCTCCGGCAGATAAAGCTGAAAAACCTGCTCAACCAACTGAAAAAGAAGAAGTCAAACCAGAGGAAGCTCCTCAAGTGGCTGAGAAGAAAGCCGACAAACCGACTCTAGCAGACGTTCCTAAAAATGAGGAAAAGAGTCTCCGACCAAAAGAAATCAAATTTGATACTTGGGAAGATTTATTAAAATGGGAACCGGGTGCGCGTGAGGATGATTCCATCAACCGTTCCTCAGTTGAACTCGCCAAGCGTCATAGAGGCCAGTTGGTTAATGAAAAAGCAAGCAGAAGAGCCAAGGTTCAGGCGCTGGCAAATACCAACTCAAAGGCCAAAGACCACGCTTCTGTTGGTGGAGAAGAATTCAAGGCCTACGCTTTTGATTACTGGCAATACTTGGATTCAATGGTCTTCTGGGAAGGTCTAGTTCCAACTCCAGATGTCATTGATGCAGGCCACCGCAACGGAGTTCCCGTTTATGGAACCCTCTTTTTCAACTGGTCAAATAGCATTGCCGACCAAGAGAAATTTGCAGCTGCCTTGAAACAAGATGCAGATGGCACCTTCCCAATTGCACGCAAACTCGTTGATCTTGCTAAGTACTATGGCTTTGATGGCTATTTCATTAATCAGGAAACAACGGGGGAATTGGTAGCACCTCTTGGTGAAAAAATGCGCCAATTCATGCTCTATACAAAAGAATATGCAGCCAAAGTCAACCACCCAATCAAGTATGCTTGGTACGATGCCATGACCTACAAATACGGTCGTTACCACGAAGATGGTCTAGGTGATTACAACTACCAGTTCATGCAAAAAGAAGGAGACAAAGTTCCTGCGGACCAATTCTTTGCCAATTTCAACTGGAACAAGGAAAAGAATGACCACTCCGTAGAGATGGCCAAATGGCTAGAACGTAGCCAGTATGATGTCTTTGCAGGCTTGGAATTGCAACAAGGTGGTTCTTATAAGACCAAAGTCAAATGGGATGCCCTCTTAGATGAAAAAGGCAAGTTGCGTTTGTCACTTGGACTCTTTGCACCAGATACGATTACCAGTCTAGGAAAAACAGGCGAAGACTACCACAAGAATGAAGACATCTTCTTCACAGGCTACCAAGGAGATCCAACGGCTCAAAAACCAGCAGATAAAGAGTGGTATGGGATTGCCAATTTAGTTGCGGACCGCACACCAGCAGTTGGCCGAACCTTCACGACCTCCTTTAATACAGGTCATGGTAGAAAATGGTTTGTAGACGGTAAAGTTTCTAAGGATTCTGAGTGGAACTACCGTTCGGTTTCGGGTGTCTTGCCAACATGGCGCTGGTGGCAGACTTCAACGGGGGAAAAACTTCGTGCAGAATACGACTTTACAGATGCCTATAATGGAGGGAACTCCCTTAAATTCTCAGGTGATGTAGCTGGTAAGACGAACCAGGATGTGAATTTGTATTCTACCAAACTAGAAGTAACTGAGAAAACCAAACTTCGTGTTGCCCACAAGGGAGGAAAAGGCTCTAAAGTTTATATGGCCTTCTCTACGACTCCAGACTACAAATTTGAGGATGCAGTTGCATGGAAAGAACTGACTCTCTCTGATGACTGGAAGAATGAAGAATTTGACCTCAGCTCACTAGCAGGTAAAACCATCTATGCAGTCAAACTCTTCTTCGAGCATGAAGGAGCTGTAAAAGATTATCAGTTTAACCTAGGTCAATTAACCATTTCAGATAATCACCAAGCACCACAAGCGCCTACAGGCCTTTCTGTGGTGAAACAATCTCTTAAAAATGCCCAAGAAGCTGAAGCAGTGGTCCAATTTGCTGGTAACCAAGATGCGGATTTCTATGAAGTCTACGAAAAAGACGGTGATAACTGGCGTTTGTTGACAGGTTCATCTGCTTCAACCATCTACTTGCCAAAAATTAGCCGTTCTGCTAATGCGACTGGTAGGACTCAGGAACTGAAAGTCGTTGCAGTTGGTAAAAATGGCCTCCGTTCTGAGGCTGCAACTGCGTCATTCAACTGGGGGATGACAGTTCAGGATACAACTCTCCCAAGACCTTTGGCTGAAAATATTGTTCCAGGTGCAAAGGTTATCGGTAGCACTTTCCCAAATACTGAAGGCGGGGAAGGC
Proteins encoded in this window:
- a CDS encoding endo-beta-N-acetylglucosaminidase yields the protein MKDLFFEKRCRYSIRKLLIGACSLMIGSVLFASPALAEQVAVPETAANTSAQATRASETANPDTAALEKQLEETENKVAEQPISENTPAITDLVNEKEEAKPAPADKAEKPAQPTEKEEVKPEEAPQVAEKKADKPTLADVPKNEEKSLRPKEIKFDTWEDLLKWEPGAREDDSINRSSVELAKRHRGQLVNEKASRRAKVQALANTNSKAKDHASVGGEEFKAYAFDYWQYLDSMVFWEGLVPTPDVIDAGHRNGVPVYGTLFFNWSNSIADQEKFAAALKQDADGTFPIARKLVDLAKYYGFDGYFINQETTGELVAPLGEKMRQFMLYTKEYAAKVNHPIKYAWYDAMTYKYGRYHEDGLGDYNYQFMQKEGDKVPADQFFANFNWNKEKNDHSVEMAKWLERSQYDVFAGLELQQGGSYKTKVKWDALLDEKGKLRLSLGLFAPDTITSLGKTGEDYHKNEDIFFTGYQGDPTAQKPADKEWYGIANLVADRTPAVGRTFTTSFNTGHGRKWFVDGKVSKDSEWNYRSVSGVLPTWRWWQTSTGEKLRAEYDFTDAYNGGNSLKFSGDVAGKTNQDVNLYSTKLEVTEKTKLRVAHKGGKGSKVYMAFSTTPDYKFEDAVAWKELTLSDDWKNEEFDLSSLAGKTIYAVKLFFEHEGAVKDYQFNLGQLTISDNHQAPQAPTGLSVVKQSLKNAQEAEAVVQFAGNQDADFYEVYEKDGDNWRLLTGSSASTIYLPKISRSANATGRTQELKVVAVGKNGLRSEAATASFNWGMTVQDTTLPRPLAENIVPGAKVIGSTFPNTEGGEGIEGMLNGTITSLSDKWSSAQLSGSVDIRLTKPRTVVRWVMDHAGAGGESVNDGLMNTKDFDLYYKDTDGEWKLAKEVRGNKAHVTDITLDKPITAQDWRLKVITSDNGTPWKAIRIYNWKMYETLDTESQNIPMAKVAARSLGNHQVQLGFSDVPAGATIAVYDKADSQTPIATLKSETGGDLATAPLGFDKQPTLLYYRTQLPGKEISNTLAVAIPQDERKIAAVSLEKGPKKTVYKEGEKLDLRGGTLRVQYEGGQADELINLTHSGVTVSGYNAHQKGEQKLTVSYLGLPVSGDLKVQVTGQDEGKPKEVAGLYITQKPKTDYLVGEQLDLAEGRFGVLYDDETEESHAFTDQGVEIMGYDAQKTGRQTLTLHYKGHTAEFDVLVSPKAAVNDEYLKQEITAAQGRQSTLAYTFSSENKQAALVEKLNAAKAVAENHDASQEEVNKALNELKQAGTALDGNQRYQTAREELEGLLESVREKDPKAELIDQAETLLASEMPTPQAFAEMKEKLNKKLAPAEESHHVGSMDPNEVAPTVKALPELVIETETIAYERQERPNASLLKGQHQLVQKGEEGQVRHFVEVDSQGKRTLRSTEVVKESIPEITEVGTKVLSSNQPAEGVKDLVLETPKLEVEEVSVAFEHQERPNAALLKGKRQLVQAGVEGQVRRFVEVDAQGKRTLHSTEVLKEALPEIVEVGTKEEQVSQTRDQALSATPAKVEETNIELPNTGATRDASLVALGLLGLMSGYGLLAGKKRED
- a CDS encoding Na/Pi cotransporter family protein codes for the protein MSINWQEILFHFLGGLGLFLYSIKTMGDGLQQAAGDRLRFYIDKYTSNPFLGVLVGIVVTALIQSSTGVTVITVGLVSASLLTLRQAIGIIMGANIGTTVTSFIIGFKLGEYALPLIFLGTMFLFFTKNRTANNIGRILFGVGGIFYALNLISAGMSPLKDLPQFKEYMVTLGQNPILGVVAGAVITVLIQASSATIGILQGLYAGGFLDLKGSLPVLFGDNIGTTLTVIIAAAGANVSAKRVAATHVTFNVLGTILCLILLGPFTAMIEYFQALLHLSPEMTIAFSHGAFNVSNTIVQFPFIGALAYFVTKLIPGEDEVVKYEPLYLDEQLIQQSPSIALGNAKKELLHLGNYATKAFDLSYTYIIGLDEKVAEKGHKTEEAINTIDEKLTRYLIRLSSESLSQKESEVLTNILDSSRDLERIGDHAEGLLNLTDYLQRKNVQFSDAALEELAEIYQATTAFIKDALDSVENNDIEKAQSLIERHKEINNMERVLRKTHIKRLNKGECSTQAGVNFIDIISHYTRVSDHAMNLAEKVIAEQI